In Candidatus Hydrogenedentota bacterium, the sequence TACTCGTTGGGTCCGGTGTCCGACCCCACCCGATTGCGCTCCATCGCGACATCGGTACTCGTTACGGAATCCGCGTGAATCAACTGCACATCCGCGTAGCTCTTACCGATCAGCTCTTCCCGTGAGTAGCCAATCAACTGTTCGCTGGCTTGATTCCCGTCGACAAATACGCCGTTCAGATCCGTTATGAAATAGCCATCCGGCGCCTGCTCGAACAACAAACGGAACCGCTCTTCGCTTTCCTTCAGTTGCTGCTCATTCGAGGCCATTCGGATAACCATGTTCCGCAGAGACAGCAGAATAAAGCAGAAGGATCCCGCGAGAACGAGGGCGCCGCCATTTGCGATCACACCATCCGCCAGTTGCGTAAGCTGATGAGGGGCCAGATGCAGCGCGGCGCTCGTCTCCGGGTATGCTCGCAGCAGGCTGCGTGTCACAACAAGCGCGCAGCCCAGCGTCATTAATACAATCAGATACTTGCCTTTTAGAAGCGAAAAACACACAAACGTGTGATACGCGACAAACGCGCACAGGCACAGGTCGCAGACGGTGGTTACGTCCATGACCGTGGAGAAAGGAAGATATCCGTAGACATTCAAGATGTCGGCGGCAGCCCGAGTCAGCCACAGGGCGCCGATGACAAGAACGATTCGGATCGCCACTCCCCGCATCGGACGTGGCGCAGCATGTCCCTGCCCACACACCATCGCTCTGGTCTCCCCTTGTATCGTGCATACGGCCTGCTCCCTCTTGTGAGGGATCGTGTCGTGTCCGCCGGCCAAGCGTTACATGAAGACGTTGCACATTTCAGTCACAATAACCACAACCCATACAATAATGCACACCCCGGCCGCCGCGGCCGCGATGTCCTTGATAGCGCCGATCTTTTCGTCGTGACCGGTTTCAAAGTAGTCGCAGATGGCCTCGATGGCCGTATTGAACAGTTCCGCCATCATCATGAGCCCGGTTGCCACAAGAATCAGGAGGACATCAACCGATTCGGCGTAAAACGCGGCCAAAGTCAGGGTCGCCACCGACACGACGACTTTGTACGCCACACTGAAGTCATTGACGACGGCGAACCAAAATCCGTTGAACGCATGCCGGAGCTTTCGCGCCGGGTTGTAGCGGACGTGCGGCTCTTTGGCGAGGAACTTATTTGGCATCGTGCGGATCTCCTGTGCCCGCCGCGTCGTTAGCGATGTCTCCCTCTCGAGACCTTTTAGCCCTGGCCAAGCGCACAACGTACTGCATGCAGCAGTTCCTCCGACGTATAGGGTTTCGCTAGAATCGCTGCACGGTCCTTTTCGTCCAAGCCAGAGGTGAAAACGCCATCGGCAAATCCGCTTGCAAAGAGCACTTTGGTCCCAGGAGCGCGCTCCTGGATGCGTTTGTACACTTCCCTCCCATCCAACCTCGGCATAGCCACGTCCAGCAGTACAAGGTGGAAGGCCTCTGGGGACTCGGCAAAGCGCTCCAACGCCTCCACGCCATCCGCTACCGTGACAACGGTGTATCCTGCGCTACGCAGAAGCCGCGCACCGAATTCCCGGATGGAGTCGTTGTCATCGGCGAGCAGGATGGTTTTCCCACCCGGCTTTGATCCCGGTTTCTCTTGGGTCTCCTTCTGCGGGGCTACTTCTTCGAGGGTGGGCAAGTAGATGTGGAATACCGTCCCCGCGCCCACCTTGCTTTCCACATCAATCGCGCCTCGATGCTGAAGTACGATGCCATACACGGTTGGCAGCCCCAGTCCCGTTCCCTTATCCACGCCCTTGGTAGAGAAGAAGGGTTCAAAGATCTTTTCCTTCGTTGTGCTGTCCATGCCGCAACCCGTATCCGAAACCGTGATCTGAACGTAGCGCCCCGGCGCGACGCCCAAGCGCCCACATATTTCAAGGTCAAGCTGACGGTCTTTGGTTTCAATGGTCAGGGACCCTCCCTGCGGCATGGCGTCCCGTGCGTTGACACAGAGATTCATCAGCGCTTGCTCGACCATCCCCTTGTCCGCGTAGACCGTCCCCACATGTTCTCCGGGAATGAATCTGAACTGAATATGTTCACCGATCATCCGCGATAACATCGCAACGAAGTTCTCAATGAGCACATTAAGGCTCACATTTTGCGGTCGCAGAATCTGCCGCCTGCTGAACGCCAGCAGTTGACTTACCAGGCTCTTCGCGCGTCGTCCCGCCTTCTCGATTTGAAGCAGGTCATTGTGGCGCGGATGGTTCGCTCCAAGGTCCGAGCTCACGATCTCCAGGTAGCCGAGCATGACCTGAAGCAGATTGTTGAAGTCATGAGCCACGCCTCCCGCCAGTTGTCCAACTGCCTCCATCTTCTGAGACTGCCGTAACTGGTCCTCCAACCTGGCCCTCTCTTCACTTGCGCGCTCTCGCTCCCGGTTGCTTGCCTGAAGCCGGCGCGCCCCCAATGCAATGCCGCACAGTCCAAGCATCCAGAGCGCTCCGTGTCCCAGCCCAATGGGAACCATCTGTGCTCGCGCGATTTCACGGTGCGGCTCCATCGGCACCGTGACGCTGATGCCTCCTCGCAAATCGCCCAACGCATATCCCTGGCTGGCGTGGCATTTCAGACAACTCTCCTCCGTCGTCAGCGGACGCATCAGACGAAGGTAACTCTCCCCCTCCATCCGTTCCACCGTTGCCACTTCGCTGAGTCCGGTCTCCAGTGTCCGCAAGGCCTCCGCCTCCCACGGGTCGGGCGCATTCTCCGGCCGGATCGGCCGCAGACTTGTAATGTGCCCTCTTGGGCCAAACTGCTGTTTACCCAATTCATGAACCTGGCGGGTCATATACGCGGGATTGACCAACGTGAGGCGTCTGCCCGAAGGCGACTCGATATCCCGTTCTGCAACATGAGACAGGTAAGGACTGGGCGGGGTTTGTTCCGTTGCGGGCACGTACACGCCGCCATGGCTTGCGGCCCACCTGCGATAGATGACGTCCTTCTCAAAACTCGCGGCAGCCTCCAGACGCGCCATCTTCTCAGCCTGATTCATCAATCGGTGATAGGCCCACCCGACCAGTGCGGCGATCACGAGAGTCCAGGCCAATGCAAGCATGGCGGCTATCTTCGGAATGCGCGCCTCCTCCGCGCGCAATGCGTCACGCGCAGTCACCGCGTCTGTCCTCCTGCCGGCTCCGGCATCCACAATCAGTCTCCGTGCTTCACTCCTTCAAGCGCGCTTGAATCGAGAATACTTCGTATCGTTGCCAACAGATCATCGGGCATGTAGGGCTTTCGTATGAGTTTCATGCCTTCGGGCAGCGTAAAGTCCGCGTGCATCGCATCTTCGGCGTACCCGCTTACGAAGAGTGCGGGAATGTCCGGCGACAGGAG encodes:
- a CDS encoding diacylglycerol kinase, which encodes MPNKFLAKEPHVRYNPARKLRHAFNGFWFAVVNDFSVAYKVVVSVATLTLAAFYAESVDVLLILVATGLMMMAELFNTAIEAICDYFETGHDEKIGAIKDIAAAAAGVCIIVWVVVIVTEMCNVFM
- a CDS encoding DUF3365 domain-containing protein — its product is MTARDALRAEEARIPKIAAMLALAWTLVIAALVGWAYHRLMNQAEKMARLEAAASFEKDVIYRRWAASHGGVYVPATEQTPPSPYLSHVAERDIESPSGRRLTLVNPAYMTRQVHELGKQQFGPRGHITSLRPIRPENAPDPWEAEALRTLETGLSEVATVERMEGESYLRLMRPLTTEESCLKCHASQGYALGDLRGGISVTVPMEPHREIARAQMVPIGLGHGALWMLGLCGIALGARRLQASNRERERASEERARLEDQLRQSQKMEAVGQLAGGVAHDFNNLLQVMLGYLEIVSSDLGANHPRHNDLLQIEKAGRRAKSLVSQLLAFSRRQILRPQNVSLNVLIENFVAMLSRMIGEHIQFRFIPGEHVGTVYADKGMVEQALMNLCVNARDAMPQGGSLTIETKDRQLDLEICGRLGVAPGRYVQITVSDTGCGMDSTTKEKIFEPFFSTKGVDKGTGLGLPTVYGIVLQHRGAIDVESKVGAGTVFHIYLPTLEEVAPQKETQEKPGSKPGGKTILLADDNDSIREFGARLLRSAGYTVVTVADGVEALERFAESPEAFHLVLLDVAMPRLDGREVYKRIQERAPGTKVLFASGFADGVFTSGLDEKDRAAILAKPYTSEELLHAVRCALGQG